Part of the Vicinamibacterales bacterium genome, ATCTTTCAGGGCAGCGGACAGACGACGTGTCTCTCCGGCGATGCAATCAAACAACCGCAGCCGCCAGCGGTCATCAACGACATACCGCTTTGTGCTATCGACAAGGTTCATGCTTCAACCTTTCAGAGTCGAACGTCTCCCTCCACGAGCCTTTCGCTCGCGCGCGCATTCGAGTACCGCCGAGGCGGTTGCCATCCGACAACAAGCCGCCGGATACCCCGCACGGCTGTACCCAGCTTGAACTGGCTGATCCGCGTCGCGCGCCCACTTCCGACCAGGGCGTCGACCAGCATCAGTTCCGCCAACGGCCTGGTGATCTCGTCGGACACGCGTGCCGCGCGAAGGGCGGCAAATGGGTCCGCGATCTCGCCAATAAAGCCGAGGTGTTGACCCGCCAACGGATGACGCGTACCGAACAGGGCCGTTCTGAGTCCCGCCTCGGTCAATTCGTCCGCAGTGTGGCCGGACACGGACACTTCCAGCATTGGATCGTGCCCGCCTTCACGCCCTTCGAGTTGCAGTCGCACAATCCTCGATCGTGACGACGTCGTTGTCGTGTCCACAGAACTAACGCGTACCAAGCGGCTACGCCCAGACCATGTGAAGCGGCCCTCGCCTCCCCGATTGATATTCCCGCTCCGCATGGCTTCAAGAGCATGCGCAACATCGTCGCTTCGCACTCTGGCGACAACACGCAATCGGTTGCCATCATCGCCCACTTCCGTTGCGCGGAAGACGATATTACCGAGCTTGCACCACGGCGCCAGATCCTCGGCCGCGATAGCTTTCAGACGGTCCTCGACCTGAAGGCGAAGATCGTCAGGCGTCACAAAGTCCGGGACGACGTGGAAAGTCCTGACCTCGTTGAGGAACGACTCCTCGTGACCCTCCCGATCATTGGCCTTCAGGCACCATGTGGCAATCCGCAGACCGCATTTCTCGGCGTGTAGATATTCTGAGTGCGTCGCCGAGAATCGCGACGGCAGCGGCTTGCCATAGCTTCTCCCCAGAATTCCGACGTAGATATCGGAGGTTTCGACCTCGGCTAGGTAGGCATCCTCCGGGTCTGCGTCGCGGCCTCCGAATTGCTCGAACGTCACGGGCGTTCCTCCGAGCGCCCTTACAGCATCTGCGGCCCCCCGTCGTTCATCCGGAAGCTCGCTCATGACACTGGAGATGAATGCTCGCCGCCCATGAGCCCATTCGCGAACGGAATCTTGAGACGGTATTTCCGCCGCCGCGGCACGATCGATTAAGAGCGGCTCCTGCTCGGCTTCCGTCCGGTTCCGCATCCATCCATTCTAGACGGGACGGCGCAGGTCTGCGGTTCGGACGCGGAGCTATCGAACTTGAGGAGGAAAACCTGGAGTCCGCGAGAATGGGCTGATTTGTCGCTCCGGCAATGCAAGACGCGACGTCCGGTTTAGCGACTTTCTAGCTGACCTGCCCACTCTGAACCTCTATGCGTAGAATGTGGGGTCGTGGCTCTGGCTTCTCCTGCCACTTGCAGGCCGCGGAGGCGCGCGACGCCATCGCCGAGACCCCCAAGCTGCACATCGCCAAGATGAAGCCCCTGCAAACCAGAAGGCCCCGTAAACGGCGCGAATTACACAACAGCAATTGTGGCAATCGTGGGAGGAGGGCGAGGCGGGTCGGAAGATCATTGATTGAGTCGCATCTACGAGAGCACTAAGCAGACGTAATCTGAGAAGCGTTGCCGAGGAACCACGCACTATGTCTTTTGTTTTCGACCCACGTGATTTGATCTCGCCACCCTACATCACCTGCCCGAACGGGCACGAGGAATCGTACGGCATTCTTTCGATCGGCGGGACCGGCTATTCACGCCGCTGCAGGGAGTGCTGGGTGACCAATTCGTATCCCCTGCCCAAGTTGACGAAGAAGGTCGTCTACATCGATCAGTTCGCCATCAGCAACATGATGAAGGCGCTGAACGATGAAATGGATAGCCACGCCCGGGCGAAGGCCGACCCGTTTTGGTTGGAGATGTTTGACGCTCTAGAGCGTGTTTCCAAGCTGCAGCTGGTTGTCTGTCCCGTTTCGGGTTCTCACCGAAATGAATCGCTGATGGTGTCCTACTTCCCGGCGTTGAAGCGGATGTATGAGCAACTATCGCACGGCGTTTCGTTTGATGACTCGGCGTACATTGTGGACCGTCAGATTGTGGTCGCCTTAGAGGCCTGGCTCAAGGGCGAAGCACCTGCCCACGACTTTGATGCCGAAAACGTGACAAATGGAGATTTAAACGCTTGGCAGGACAGGCTGATCATCTCCGTAGAGATGGAATGGCCGGCGGAGGTTGTCGAGGGAGTTCGCAGATTCCGGGACAGTGTGAGTGAGAAGGTCGCAGAAGTCTTCAAGTTCTACCAGGAGCAAGGAAAGACACACAAAGACTTTGGTCATTGGTTTGAACACGAGCGCAGCAAGCTATCAGAGACAGTCCCATTGGCCGCTGCGAATTACGCTGCGCGCGTCAAACAGATGCTAACGAGCGGGGAGCTTGACCTGTCGAAGCTGCAACAGTATCGGTCACGCGGCTATGACACGTTTCAAAACATCTGGAGTGTCATGAAGACGAAGGAGATCAAGCCTGAAGACGTGAAGGACAAGATCGACGCATTTCTAACGTCAGACGCGTACAAGGACACGCCAGCCAATCGACTCGGAACCTTGATGTGGGCTGTGATCGCACATCAAGCAGCGAACGGTCGCACCAACCCGCCTAACAAAGGGATGTCCACCGATATAGATACCGTTTCGACGCTACTGCCCTATTGCGACGCAATTTTGGTCGACAGGGAATGCGCCGCCTTGGTTGGTAACATACCGAAGAAGTTCTCGCCTGGATTTGGTACAAGAATCTTCTCGCCGGCTACAAAGACCGAGTTCCTCGCCTATCTCAAGCAGATCGAAACAGAAGCCGACAAGGCCGTCGTCGCGGCCGTGAAGGAGGTCTATGGTGATAAGTGGCTGATTCCCTTCCGGGAGATGTACAACGTTGAACGAGCGCGGCGCGAAAGAGAACGAAGCACTACGGACAAGGCTAGTTCGTAGCACGGGGCTCAACAGTGCTAGGAGGCCGGGCCAACGTGCCGAGGCCAGTTCGGCGGGCACGCCACCGCTGCTTCAAGGGAGGCGTTCCACAGGCTTGATCTCTTCGGCTCTCCCGCCACACTCGCCAACGCCGCTTTCGACACCTGGAAACACAACTTGGCAGTGTGCTCATCCGGCGACAACTCGGAGATTATCTGTTTGATACGGGTGGATGTAGTTCCTAAAGTTGCGCAGCCCGTGACTGAACTTCTTCACATCAGGATGCAGCAGATGCACGCCACATGCATGAAGCGGTAACAATTTACTTGGAGTCTAACGCCTCGGTTTCAGCCGCGGCGGCCCCGTGCTTCTCCGGGCCGCTGTAGGCTGCAAGCCTTGTTGGGCGCGCTTCCATGGCATGCGAGCTTCACACCTCGTCTGAGGCCAGAGTGTGCTTGTCCAAGATCGCCTCGATGCGCCAGCGGTCGACTCCGTAGGTCTCTGCCAGTCGTGCAACCCGTTGTGGTTCAGGTAGCGCTTGGGCACGGCGTAGCGGCTCATAGGGATGCTGCTCTAGCACCCATAGACCGAGTTGGCGCCTGACGTCGTCCTCGCAGACACCTTCGACGACCTCCACCCCCGCATTGCGGAGGATAACCGTGCCGGCGCCGTCCACACGCGGGTGCGGGTCGCGCATTCCAAGCACAACTCTGGCGATGCCGCGCTCGGCTATTGATCGCGAGCAGGAGGGCGTGCGGCCGTGGAATGAACACGGCTCCAAGGTGGAATAGAGGGTCGCACCAACCACGCTATGCCCCCGCCGGTGAGCATCGCGCGCTGCGGCGATCTCTGCGTGATCCTCACCAGGACCGAGCGTATGACCGCAGCCCAATAGCTCGCCACGAGCGCTCACAATCACGCACCCGACCCACGGGTTGTCGCCGGTAGTTCCGTACGCAAGCATCGCCTCCTCAATCGCCAGGCGCATCCACCTTTCGTGCTTTTGGCTCATCGCATCTGGGAGCATAACTTGCCTCAGCGAGGACTCGCTGGCCGTGCCTCGCGAGGGGAGAGCGTCTCCGGTCGGTGAGGCTGGGGTCGTAAGGTTACGGTGGGTCCGCCTGCCCAACCAATAGTAGCCCCGACCGGCACATCGGCCGACACCTTGACCTTCGACCCATCACGGGTGTATATGTCGAAGCACAAGGCATGGTTATCGCTCAGAAGTCGGATCTCCCGCAGGGCACGCTCGACCTGCTAATTCTCAACGTAGTCGCTCTCGGACCCATGCATGGCTATGCGATTGCCCAGCGCTTGCGGCAGGTTTCGCGTGAAGTGGTGAATGTGACGCAGGGGACGCTCTATCCTGCGCTGCATCGTCTTGAAAACCGTGGCTTCCTCGCCGCGGACTGGAAGCAGTCGGACACCGGCCGCGATGCAAAGTTCTATAAGCTGACCGCGAAGGGCCGGACCCACATGGCGTCAGAAGCCGAGAGCTGGCGGCGTCTCGCGCAGGCGGTCGGCGCCATCCTCAAGACGTCGGAGGGCGTGGGATGAACTGGCTCACCCGGTTGATGCGGCATGAGCGGCTTGAAGCCCAGCTCGACGCCGAATTGCGTGATCACTTCGAGCGGCTGGTGCTCGACTACGTACGCGACGGACTGAGCGAACCCGACGCCCGCCGGCGGGCGCGGCTGGAATTCGGCGGGCTCGATCAGGTCAAGGAGGTCTGTCGCGACGCCCGTGGCACGCGTTGGTTCGAGGAGTTCACGCAGGATGTTCGCTATGGCTGGCGCGGGCTCATGCGTAACCGCAGCTTCGCCATCGTGGCGATACTGACGCTGGCGCTCGGCGTAGGCGCCAATACCGCCGTATTCGGCGTCATCAACGCGTTGCTGCTGCGGCCGCTGCCTGTGCCCGATCCAACCGGCTTGATTTCGCTCCAGCGACGAGTCGGCACGCAGGCCGGCGGAAATTTCTCGTATCCGCAGGTACTCGAGCTATCGAAACAGGGTGACCTGTTCAAGCTCCTCTGCGGCTTCGGCCGCGATCAGGTGACCGTCGGGCCTGCCGGCGCGATGGAACCCGCCGTCGTGGCCTGGGTCAGCGGACACTATTACGACACTCTGGGTTTGTCGCCGCAAGCCGGGCGGCTGCTGATACCCGCTGACGACGAGCCGGGTGCATCGCCATCGGCGGTGCTCAGCGATGCGTATTGGACGCGACGCTTCGGCCGCAACCCAGGCGTGATCGGCGAATCGATCCAGATTGAGGGCGTGCCGGTGCCGATCGTCGGCGTCAGCCCTGCGGGCTTTACCGGCGCCAACGTC contains:
- a CDS encoding DUF4062 domain-containing protein, coding for MRNRTEAEQEPLLIDRAAAAEIPSQDSVREWAHGRRAFISSVMSELPDERRGAADAVRALGGTPVTFEQFGGRDADPEDAYLAEVETSDIYVGILGRSYGKPLPSRFSATHSEYLHAEKCGLRIATWCLKANDREGHEESFLNEVRTFHVVPDFVTPDDLRLQVEDRLKAIAAEDLAPWCKLGNIVFRATEVGDDGNRLRVVARVRSDDVAHALEAMRSGNINRGGEGRFTWSGRSRLVRVSSVDTTTTSSRSRIVRLQLEGREGGHDPMLEVSVSGHTADELTEAGLRTALFGTRHPLAGQHLGFIGEIADPFAALRAARVSDEITRPLAELMLVDALVGSGRATRISQFKLGTAVRGIRRLVVGWQPPRRYSNARASERLVEGDVRL
- a CDS encoding bifunctional diaminohydroxyphosphoribosylaminopyrimidine deaminase/5-amino-6-(5-phosphoribosylamino)uracil reductase RibD, which encodes MSQKHERWMRLAIEEAMLAYGTTGDNPWVGCVIVSARGELLGCGHTLGPGEDHAEIAAARDAHRRGHSVVGATLYSTLEPCSFHGRTPSCSRSIAERGIARVVLGMRDPHPRVDGAGTVILRNAGVEVVEGVCEDDVRRQLGLWVLEQHPYEPLRRAQALPEPQRVARLAETYGVDRWRIEAILDKHTLASDEV
- a CDS encoding PadR family transcriptional regulator produces the protein MVIAQKSDLPQGTLDLLILNVVALGPMHGYAIAQRLRQVSREVVNVTQGTLYPALHRLENRGFLAADWKQSDTGRDAKFYKLTAKGRTHMASEAESWRRLAQAVGAILKTSEGVG